The Mugil cephalus isolate CIBA_MC_2020 chromosome 11, CIBA_Mcephalus_1.1, whole genome shotgun sequence genome includes a window with the following:
- the LOC125016764 gene encoding uncharacterized protein LOC125016764 isoform X2 encodes MKVAAKREEGDRKKKKEELKRTKKQKAEELLFHRKEDDETGPINRTQDRRREEESEDEKGGAAAASEVVTQTLYPKLPTESPPQYEETPRTTRSKGKNYTWSKTMGKLLSPARSVPSINSSLTEADAYPVIQVANPNIADNQPQTILVYRTWTIDDVKKAVEGVAFHKEDVTQFVQDIENVRQSYHLNGQEVQQVWMAALGSDWHYVRGNWDPARGGQPLPHNDGELTVRVRGLTDRTTQRFRRRANYTEIGRVKQKEDEPFEEYRIRMTTVFKAHSGLEETPDQNGTFQQQLKNALHAGSKDAVRCWVSKHYIGLATGTLDDYVSHALHQRRPES; translated from the coding sequence ATGAAGGTCGCCgcaaaaagagaagagggagataggaaaaagaaaaaagaagaactaaaacgcacaaagaaacaaaaagctgaagAACTATTGTTCCATAGAAAAGAAGACGATGAGACAGGACCAATAAATAGAACGCAGGAtagacggagagaggaggagagtgaagaTGAGAagggaggagctgctgcagcgtcAGAAGTTGTAACACAGACGCTGTATCCAAAACTACCAACCGAGTCGCCACCTCAATATGAGGAAACACCACGAACGACTCgttcaaaaggaaaaaactaTACATGgtcaaaaacaatggggaagCTGCTCTCCCCAGCACGGTCTGTACCATCAATAAACTCATCACTTACTGAAGCTGATGCATATCCAGTGATTCAAGTAGCAAACCCAAACATAGCTGATAATCAGCCACAAACCATCCTGGTTTACCGAACATGGACCATAGATGACGTTAAAAAAGCTGTAGAAGGAGTGGCCTTCCATAAGGAGGACGtcactcagtttgtccaagatATAGAAAACGTTAGACAATCGTACCACTTAAATGGACAAGAAGTGCAGCAAGTTTGGATGGCTGCACTGGGATCAGACTGGCATTATGTCAGAGGAAACTGGGATCCTGCACGGGGAGGCCAACCTCTGCCTCACAATGATGGAGAATTAACTGTCCGTGTTCGAGGTCTAACTGACCGAACTACACAACGTTTTAGACGTAGAGCAAATTACACCGAAATAGGACgagttaaacaaaaagaagacgaaCCATTCGAAGAATATAGGATCAGAATGACCACAGTGTTTAAAGCTCACAGTGGTTTAGAAGAAACTCCTGATCAGAATGGAACATTCcagcaacaattaaaaaatgccCTACATGCAGGATCAAAAGATGCAGTACGTTGTTGGGTCAGCAAACATTACATAGGCCTAGCAACTGGAACTCTGGATGACTATGTTAGTCATGCCCTCCACCAGAGGAGGCCCGAGTCGTag